In Clostridia bacterium, a single window of DNA contains:
- a CDS encoding acyl carrier protein encodes MDNFEKIKQILIDEIGIEKDKIMPASDLRDDLHFNSLEFAQLANSVEEEFSVSIPDEALEDVRTIQDILDLLDK; translated from the coding sequence ATGGATAATTTTGAAAAGATCAAGCAGATACTTATCGACGAGATAGGTATCGAAAAGGACAAGATAATGCCCGCCAGCGACCTTCGCGACGACCTGCATTTCAACTCGCTGGAGTTCGCGCAGCTCGCCAACTCCGTCGAGGAGGAGTTCTCCGTCTCCATCCCGGACGAAGCGCTCGAGGACGTCCGCACGATCCAGGACATCCTGGACCTGCTGGATAAGTAA
- a CDS encoding AMP-binding protein has translation MYGQDKFYAPAARRKEIKENRFYTECLEPPESIKAIVENSADKFGGNNAFGIRIGEGKFRYITFRDFKAQIDALGTAFIELGLKGKHVAVIGENSYEWCLSWMAVVCGTGVVCNLDRELSIEELTTLLEKGDISAVVYSNDVKAKMEELRKIRGDVTYICMQESETDPCLPKLIQRGATGILAGNREFVDAKIDRNAFAVLLFTSGTSGMAKGVMLSNKNICFDIWAMDQRNDLQPDDTFLTFLPLHHILQCSLSFVQPVYAGCCNYFSRGIRYLLKDLQEVKPTMFFAVPLIVETFYTQIMLKIKQKRGGTMALDAGILATKALGAVGVNLEKRLFKQVHEAFGGKLRFLMCGAAPLLPIAQTTFRNMGVTIGTGYGLTETSPVNTSEYRDVYRPGSSGPALTGVRIKIDNPDENGVGEICIKGDNVMLGYYKDPEATAAVMKNGWFHSGDLGYLDKEGWLFVTGREKNVIVLKNGKKISPEEMETVLTRELSILECIVEGEENPVTKDVAIVATIVPDYESIKRLNLCDPDNAFAVEKLVAADVEKVNKTLVGYKRITKWVIRREEFEKTTTRKIKRYKK, from the coding sequence ATGTACGGTCAGGATAAGTTTTACGCTCCCGCCGCGCGCAGGAAAGAGATAAAGGAAAACCGCTTCTACACCGAATGCCTCGAGCCGCCGGAAAGCATAAAGGCGATAGTCGAGAACAGCGCCGACAAATTCGGCGGCAACAACGCCTTCGGCATCCGTATCGGCGAAGGGAAGTTCAGATATATCACCTTCCGCGACTTCAAGGCGCAGATCGACGCGCTCGGAACGGCGTTCATCGAGCTGGGTCTGAAGGGCAAGCACGTTGCCGTCATCGGCGAGAACAGCTACGAATGGTGCCTTTCGTGGATGGCGGTAGTCTGCGGCACCGGCGTCGTCTGCAACCTCGACAGGGAGCTTTCGATAGAAGAGCTCACGACGCTGCTCGAGAAGGGCGACATCAGCGCCGTCGTCTATTCCAACGACGTCAAGGCGAAGATGGAGGAACTGCGCAAGATCCGCGGCGACGTGACCTATATCTGCATGCAGGAATCGGAGACCGACCCCTGCCTGCCGAAGCTTATACAGCGCGGCGCGACCGGCATCCTCGCCGGCAACCGCGAGTTCGTGGACGCCAAGATCGACCGCAACGCCTTCGCGGTGCTGCTTTTCACCTCCGGGACCTCCGGAATGGCGAAGGGCGTTATGCTCTCGAATAAGAATATATGCTTCGACATCTGGGCTATGGACCAGAGAAACGACCTGCAGCCGGACGACACCTTCCTTACCTTCCTGCCGCTGCACCACATCCTGCAGTGCAGCCTTAGCTTCGTGCAGCCGGTCTACGCGGGCTGCTGCAACTATTTCTCGCGCGGCATCCGCTATCTGCTGAAGGACCTGCAGGAGGTCAAACCGACGATGTTCTTCGCCGTGCCGCTGATCGTTGAGACCTTCTATACGCAGATAATGCTGAAGATAAAGCAGAAGCGCGGCGGAACCATGGCGCTCGACGCGGGCATCCTCGCGACGAAGGCGCTCGGCGCCGTCGGCGTGAATCTCGAGAAGCGCCTGTTCAAGCAGGTGCACGAGGCTTTCGGCGGCAAACTGCGCTTCCTTATGTGCGGCGCGGCTCCGCTGCTCCCGATCGCGCAGACGACCTTCCGCAACATGGGCGTAACGATCGGCACCGGCTACGGACTGACCGAGACCTCGCCCGTCAACACCTCCGAATACCGCGACGTTTACCGCCCCGGCTCCTCCGGCCCCGCGCTCACGGGAGTCAGGATCAAGATCGACAACCCCGACGAAAACGGAGTCGGCGAGATCTGCATCAAGGGCGACAACGTCATGCTCGGCTACTACAAGGATCCTGAAGCGACCGCCGCCGTTATGAAGAACGGCTGGTTCCACAGCGGCGACCTGGGCTACCTCGACAAGGAGGGCTGGCTCTTCGTCACCGGCAGAGAGAAGAACGTCATCGTGCTGAAAAACGGCAAAAAGATCTCCCCCGAGGAGATGGAGACCGTGCTGACGAGGGAGCTTTCGATCCTCGAATGCATCGTCGAGGGCGAGGAGAACCCCGTAACGAAGGACGTCGCCATCGTCGCCACGATCGTGCCGGACTACGAAAGCATCAAGCGCCTGAACCTCTGCGATCCGGACAACGCCTTCGCGGTCGAGAAACTCGTCGCCGCGGACGTCGAGAAGGTCAACAAGACGCTTGTCGGCTACAAGCGCATCACCAAATGGGTTATCCGTCGGGAAGAGTTCGAGAAGACCACTACCCGCAAGATAAAGAGATATAAAAAGTAA
- a CDS encoding zinc ribbon domain-containing protein, giving the protein MIMRECPFCGNELPDRSRVCIYCGGTLGNADDAGAAARKHRQIVLTLAAVGVFVVLVTVFSLLATVTSDGGDDGGNFVPGGYVFSSHTTSASRTDESGDESSVRSESSRESAGSSSSRRRRSSSSAGNGAGNDGSETETSSADVPDSSYSSEPDIPSSSEAQQDSSSSAETPPESSSETPPEPPTPPESSESDSGFQPPPDD; this is encoded by the coding sequence GTGATAATGCGAGAATGCCCCTTCTGCGGGAACGAGCTTCCCGACAGGAGCCGTGTGTGTATATACTGCGGCGGCACGCTCGGTAACGCCGACGACGCCGGCGCGGCCGCGAGAAAACACCGCCAGATCGTTCTTACGCTGGCGGCGGTTGGCGTATTCGTCGTGCTCGTGACGGTCTTCTCGCTGCTTGCCACCGTCACTTCCGACGGCGGCGACGACGGCGGCAACTTCGTCCCCGGCGGCTACGTTTTCTCGAGTCACACGACAAGCGCGAGCCGGACCGACGAAAGCGGCGACGAAAGCAGCGTCCGAAGCGAGAGCAGCAGGGAAAGCGCCGGCTCGTCCTCTTCGCGCAGAAGAAGGAGCTCGAGCAGCGCCGGAAACGGCGCGGGAAACGACGGAAGCGAAACGGAGACAAGCTCCGCGGACGTTCCGGACAGCAGCTACAGCTCCGAGCCGGATATCCCGTCCTCCTCCGAGGCGCAGCAGGACAGCTCCTCCTCCGCCGAGACCCCGCCGGAAAGCTCCTCCGAGACGCCTCCCGAACCCCCGACGCCGCCCGAATCTTCCGAAAGCGACAGCGGCTTCCAGCCCCCGCCGGACGATTAA
- a CDS encoding glucose-6-phosphate isomerase → MVKMIKTDLTFIGDEAKRLIERLRPEGDDAVATLERGIGRGNGFLGWQELPFNYDRNEVRRIKAAAERIREHAEVFVVIGIGGSYLGARAVIEAIKGTYHNELCEGPKIYFAGNSVSADALNELLDICRDKDFCINVISKSGTTTEPGVAFRAFFRLLTEKYGTAADRRIFVTTDRSRGALKELTNRKGWESFVVPDDVGGRFSVLSAVGLLPIAVAGCDIDELLRGAADSANAQRGVGTQAEEYALARYAMLNLGKSIEIMVSYEPRLTMFAEWFKQLYGESEGKEGRGLFPAACAFSTDLHSMGQYIQDGQRIMFETVLSIENSATDYDLGASNDGIAFLNGKKVSFVNRMAQQGTILAHCDGGVPNVVIRVEKLDEYNVGALVYFFEKACGISAYMLGVNPFDQPGVESYKKNMFALLGKPGFEELREDLNKRLRN, encoded by the coding sequence ATGGTAAAAATGATCAAGACCGACCTTACCTTCATCGGCGATGAAGCGAAAAGACTCATCGAAAGGCTCCGTCCGGAGGGCGACGACGCCGTCGCCACGCTCGAACGCGGCATCGGCAGGGGCAACGGTTTCCTCGGCTGGCAGGAGCTCCCCTTCAACTACGACAGAAACGAGGTACGCCGCATAAAGGCCGCCGCCGAACGCATCAGAGAGCACGCGGAGGTCTTCGTCGTCATCGGCATCGGCGGCTCCTACCTCGGAGCGCGCGCCGTCATCGAGGCGATTAAGGGAACCTACCACAACGAGCTCTGCGAAGGGCCGAAGATCTACTTCGCCGGCAACTCCGTCAGCGCGGACGCGCTCAACGAGCTGCTCGACATATGCCGCGACAAGGATTTCTGCATCAACGTCATCTCCAAATCCGGCACCACGACTGAACCCGGCGTTGCGTTCCGCGCCTTCTTCCGCCTGCTGACGGAGAAGTACGGGACCGCCGCCGACAGGCGCATCTTCGTCACCACCGACAGATCGCGCGGCGCACTGAAGGAGCTGACTAACCGCAAGGGCTGGGAAAGCTTCGTCGTTCCGGACGACGTCGGCGGCAGATTCTCCGTGCTCTCCGCAGTCGGACTGCTCCCGATCGCCGTCGCCGGCTGCGATATCGACGAGCTGCTCCGCGGCGCCGCCGACTCCGCCAACGCGCAGCGTGGCGTCGGCACGCAGGCCGAGGAGTACGCGCTCGCGCGTTACGCGATGCTCAACCTCGGCAAGAGCATTGAGATAATGGTAAGCTACGAGCCGCGGCTGACGATGTTCGCCGAATGGTTCAAGCAGCTTTACGGCGAGAGCGAGGGCAAGGAAGGCAGAGGTCTCTTCCCCGCCGCCTGCGCCTTCTCCACCGACCTGCATTCGATGGGACAGTATATCCAGGACGGCCAGCGCATCATGTTCGAGACCGTCCTGTCGATAGAGAACTCCGCGACCGACTACGACCTCGGCGCGAGCAACGACGGCATCGCCTTCCTCAACGGGAAGAAGGTCTCCTTCGTCAACCGCATGGCGCAGCAGGGCACGATACTCGCCCACTGCGACGGCGGCGTCCCGAACGTAGTCATCCGCGTCGAGAAGCTCGACGAATACAACGTCGGCGCGCTGGTATACTTCTTCGAGAAGGCGTGCGGCATTTCCGCCTACATGCTCGGCGTCAACCCCTTCGACCAGCCCGGCGTGGAAAGCTATAAGAAGAATATGTTCGCGCTGCTCGGCAAGCCCGGTTTCGAGGAGCTTCGTGAAGATTTGAACAAAAGATTGAGAAATTAG
- the rny gene encoding ribonuclease Y: MQWLYAAIGFVAGGVILGVIAWRLGFNYRKKSAEQQIGYAEDEAKRIINEALKTAESKKKEAVIEAKEEIIRNRNEADRELRERRSEVQRQEKRIVQKEESLDKKIEQFERKEESLNAKLANLDAKNAEVEQVKKAQLEMLERISGYSTDKAKEYLLQTLEDKLVHEKAVRISAYEENLRDEQESLAREVLSVAVQKMASDYVAETAVSVVPLPNDDMKGRIIGREGRNIRAIETLTGVDIIIDDTPEAITISCFEPVRREIARQSLEKLISDGRIHPARIEETVEKARRDVEATIKQEGEKTVMDLGLHGIHPEIVKLIGRLRYRTSYGQNVLKHSIEVANISAALAAEMGSDVMLAKRAGLLHDIGKALDHEFEGSHIQLGVDFAKKHRESDEVVHAIAAHHGDVEAKTVTAFIVQAADAISAARPGARRENLENYIKRLERLEELTSSFKGVEKTFAIQAGREVRVMVRPEDISDDQMTLLAREIAAKIEEELEYPGQIKVNVVRESRAVDYAK, encoded by the coding sequence ATGCAGTGGCTATACGCTGCGATAGGCTTTGTCGCCGGCGGCGTCATCCTCGGCGTCATCGCGTGGCGGCTGGGCTTCAACTACCGCAAAAAGAGCGCCGAACAGCAGATCGGATACGCCGAAGACGAAGCCAAGCGCATCATCAACGAGGCTTTGAAGACCGCGGAGAGCAAAAAGAAGGAAGCGGTAATCGAGGCTAAGGAAGAGATCATCAGGAACAGAAACGAAGCCGACAGAGAGCTCCGCGAAAGAAGAAGCGAAGTTCAGCGGCAGGAAAAGCGCATCGTCCAGAAGGAAGAGTCCCTTGACAAGAAGATAGAGCAGTTCGAGCGCAAGGAGGAATCCCTCAACGCCAAGCTCGCCAATCTCGACGCCAAGAACGCCGAGGTCGAGCAGGTCAAGAAGGCTCAGCTCGAAATGCTCGAGCGCATCAGCGGCTATTCCACCGATAAGGCGAAGGAATACCTGCTCCAGACTCTCGAAGACAAGCTCGTTCACGAGAAGGCCGTCCGCATCAGCGCGTACGAGGAGAACCTGCGCGACGAGCAGGAATCCCTCGCCCGCGAGGTGCTTTCCGTGGCGGTGCAGAAGATGGCGTCCGACTACGTCGCCGAGACCGCCGTCTCCGTCGTGCCGCTTCCCAACGACGACATGAAGGGCCGCATCATCGGCCGCGAGGGCCGCAACATCCGCGCCATCGAAACGCTGACCGGCGTCGACATCATCATCGACGACACGCCCGAGGCGATAACCATTTCCTGCTTCGAGCCGGTGCGCAGAGAAATCGCGCGCCAGTCGCTCGAGAAGCTCATCTCCGACGGCCGCATCCATCCCGCCCGCATCGAAGAGACGGTCGAGAAGGCGCGCCGCGACGTTGAAGCCACCATCAAGCAGGAGGGCGAGAAGACCGTTATGGACCTCGGCCTCCACGGCATACATCCCGAGATCGTCAAGCTCATCGGCCGTCTGCGCTACCGCACCAGCTACGGCCAGAACGTGCTGAAGCACTCCATCGAGGTCGCCAACATCTCCGCCGCGCTCGCCGCGGAAATGGGCAGCGACGTCATGCTCGCCAAGCGCGCCGGCCTGCTGCATGACATCGGCAAGGCGCTCGACCACGAGTTCGAGGGCTCCCACATCCAGCTCGGCGTCGACTTCGCCAAGAAGCACCGCGAGAGCGACGAGGTCGTCCACGCCATCGCCGCCCACCACGGCGACGTTGAGGCGAAGACCGTCACGGCGTTCATCGTTCAGGCCGCGGACGCCATTTCCGCCGCCAGACCGGGCGCGCGCCGCGAGAACCTCGAGAACTACATAAAGCGTCTTGAACGCCTCGAGGAGCTCACCTCCTCCTTCAAGGGCGTCGAAAAGACCTTCGCCATCCAGGCCGGACGCGAAGTGCGCGTTATGGTACGCCCCGAGGATATCAGCGACGATCAGATGACGCTTCTCGCCCGCGAGATAGCCGCCAAGATCGAGGAAGAGCTGGAGTATCCCGGTCAGATCAAGGTCAACGTCGTGCGCGAAAGCCGCGCCGTCGACTATGCAAAATAA
- a CDS encoding D-alanyl-D-alanine carboxypeptidase, whose translation MLKKLTAVFLSLLLANAGVPFAQARDYPDLALDCRAALLMEYESGEVLYARAEHERMPMASVTKIMSVLLAAEALEAGEISLDDTVTVSTHASSMGGSQIYLRENEQMPLRDILKSVVVASANDACVALGEHVAGSEDEFVARMNRRAAELGMTDTNFVNCTGLDAEGHYSSAYDIALMSRELLGHELIFDYSTIWTDSVRGGEFGLTNTNKLIRFYQGANGLKTGSTDGAKYCVSAAAKRDGMQLIAVVLGSSSGTARFDAAKAMLNYGFANYRLLPLEKPEIPPVAVRGGVKEQVAADAVIPKSLLVEKSFSKRPECTAELPEYLEAPVEAGDEIGALIWTAGGETVYSSGIYAAETVEERGYGFCLLELLKKFIML comes from the coding sequence ATGTTGAAAAAACTGACGGCGGTATTTCTCTCGCTGCTGCTCGCGAACGCGGGAGTCCCGTTCGCGCAGGCGCGGGATTACCCCGACCTCGCGCTCGACTGCCGCGCCGCGCTGCTGATGGAATACGAGAGCGGCGAGGTGCTTTACGCCCGCGCGGAGCACGAACGGATGCCGATGGCGAGCGTCACGAAGATAATGAGCGTGCTGCTCGCGGCCGAGGCGCTCGAGGCGGGCGAGATCTCGCTCGACGATACCGTTACCGTGAGTACGCACGCGTCCTCGATGGGCGGCAGCCAGATATACCTGCGCGAAAACGAGCAGATGCCGCTGCGCGATATTCTCAAAAGCGTCGTCGTCGCTTCCGCGAATGACGCCTGCGTTGCGCTCGGCGAGCACGTCGCAGGCAGCGAGGACGAGTTCGTCGCGCGTATGAACCGCCGCGCCGCGGAGCTCGGAATGACGGACACGAACTTCGTCAACTGCACGGGGCTCGACGCGGAGGGGCATTACAGCAGCGCCTACGATATCGCGCTGATGAGCCGCGAGCTGCTCGGACACGAGCTTATCTTCGACTATTCGACCATATGGACCGACTCAGTGCGCGGCGGCGAATTCGGGCTGACGAACACAAACAAGCTGATACGCTTTTACCAAGGCGCGAACGGGCTGAAGACCGGCTCCACAGACGGCGCGAAATACTGCGTTTCCGCCGCCGCGAAGCGCGACGGGATGCAGCTGATCGCCGTCGTGCTCGGCAGCTCCTCCGGCACGGCGCGTTTCGACGCCGCGAAGGCGATGCTGAACTACGGCTTCGCGAACTACCGCCTGCTCCCGCTGGAGAAGCCCGAAATACCTCCCGTCGCCGTCAGAGGCGGCGTGAAGGAGCAGGTCGCCGCGGACGCCGTTATTCCGAAAAGCCTGCTCGTCGAAAAGTCCTTTTCAAAACGGCCGGAATGCACGGCAGAGCTCCCCGAATATCTCGAGGCGCCCGTCGAGGCGGGCGACGAGATCGGCGCGCTGATCTGGACCGCGGGCGGCGAGACCGTCTATTCCTCCGGCATATACGCGGCCGAAACGGTCGAGGAACGCGGCTACGGCTTCTGCCTGCTGGAGCTGCTGAAAAAGTTTATAATGCTCTGA
- the greA gene encoding transcription elongation factor GreA, with amino-acid sequence MSAIRTKEGLKKAQEELEYLITEKRKEVTEKIKVARSFGDLSENSEYDEAKNEQAMVEAKIKELEAAIATAEIFEEENISDDVITIGSIVKVTDCELKETEEYTIVGSAEADPMDNKISDRSPLGAALMGHKAGDTVKVEAPAGLLKYKIKSISK; translated from the coding sequence ATGTCAGCGATTCGCACCAAAGAAGGACTCAAAAAGGCTCAGGAAGAGCTCGAGTACCTCATTACCGAAAAACGCAAGGAAGTTACCGAAAAGATCAAGGTCGCCCGCTCCTTCGGAGACCTCTCCGAAAACAGCGAATACGACGAGGCGAAAAACGAGCAGGCCATGGTCGAAGCCAAGATCAAGGAGCTCGAAGCCGCCATCGCCACCGCCGAGATCTTCGAGGAAGAAAATATCAGCGACGACGTCATCACCATCGGCTCCATCGTCAAGGTCACCGACTGCGAGCTGAAGGAAACCGAAGAATATACCATCGTCGGCTCGGCGGAAGCGGATCCCATGGACAACAAGATCTCCGACAGGTCCCCGCTCGGCGCGGCTCTTATGGGGCACAAGGCGGGCGACACCGTCAAGGTCGAGGCGCCCGCGGGCCTGCTGAAGTACAAGATCAAGAGCATCAGCAAGTAA
- a CDS encoding DUF1015 family protein, which yields MSINPFKKADFLIPKDADLQKWAVIACDQYTSEPEYWKNAREARGDAPSALNLILPEAELAGADVAEKAGEIRRRFSEYLGGDLMAEYPDCYIYVERGLKNGKTRCGILGAVDLEQYEPSRYAETLVRASEETVFERVPPRVTVREKSPGEVSHLVIFADDAEKQLIEPLAAKKAEFEKLYDFDLPEHGGHIAGWKVSAEEAERIDGVLASMAEKKYVSDKYGTDPDAAPLLLVVADGNHSLVAAKEAYEKLKGKLTDAEAAEHPARYAMAELINIRSDAFEFEPIYRVVKGVDVEKFLGALREETSAEGEGQKVRFFHAGGEGEAVFTEPSCAVTAGTLQRFIDNYIDDYGEGKCDYIHGEEELKALCKENGTVGFIFDGISKEGLFRDIISGGILPRKAFSIGAADDKRYYLEARRTSVPVKLITSHDAVVEAAVAYDEDLFCKFNLFHINVRGKRSTRNLMYSIGLVIAGIVIGALQVDRLLKSETGFQFTPSLILAAGMIVLGAFWAPLMNRMMKKQLLLHWNTQTQLHSLVNIIRLSPEGAYVFSDNGTDTTETYLGFDQISKVYETDDAFYIYFTYNNAVLLNKADIEKGSVEAARELFIERLGGKFSDKYFKGKNK from the coding sequence ATGAGCATCAACCCCTTCAAAAAAGCCGACTTCCTCATCCCGAAGGACGCGGACCTGCAAAAATGGGCGGTCATCGCCTGCGATCAGTACACCTCCGAGCCGGAATACTGGAAAAACGCGCGCGAAGCGCGCGGCGACGCGCCCTCCGCGCTCAACCTCATCCTGCCCGAAGCCGAGCTCGCCGGCGCCGACGTCGCCGAAAAGGCGGGCGAAATACGCCGCCGCTTCAGCGAATACCTCGGCGGCGACCTCATGGCCGAATACCCCGACTGCTACATCTACGTCGAGCGCGGGCTTAAAAACGGAAAGACCCGCTGCGGCATACTCGGCGCGGTAGACCTCGAGCAGTACGAGCCCTCCCGCTACGCGGAAACGCTCGTTCGCGCCTCCGAGGAAACCGTCTTCGAGCGCGTACCACCGCGCGTGACGGTCAGGGAGAAATCCCCCGGCGAGGTCAGTCACCTCGTGATCTTCGCCGACGACGCTGAAAAGCAGCTCATCGAGCCGCTCGCCGCGAAGAAGGCGGAATTCGAGAAGCTCTACGACTTCGACCTGCCGGAGCACGGCGGACACATCGCCGGCTGGAAGGTCTCCGCCGAAGAAGCCGAGCGCATCGACGGCGTTCTCGCCTCGATGGCGGAGAAGAAATACGTCTCCGACAAATACGGCACCGACCCCGACGCCGCGCCGCTGCTGCTCGTCGTCGCCGACGGCAACCATTCCCTCGTCGCCGCGAAGGAGGCGTACGAAAAGCTCAAGGGCAAGCTGACCGACGCCGAGGCCGCGGAGCATCCCGCGCGCTACGCGATGGCGGAGCTGATAAACATACGTTCCGACGCGTTCGAGTTCGAGCCGATATACCGCGTCGTCAAGGGGGTCGACGTCGAGAAGTTCCTCGGCGCGCTCCGCGAAGAGACCTCCGCCGAAGGCGAAGGCCAGAAGGTGCGCTTCTTCCACGCCGGCGGCGAAGGCGAAGCCGTCTTCACCGAGCCCTCCTGCGCCGTCACGGCGGGCACGCTGCAGCGCTTTATCGACAACTATATCGACGACTACGGCGAGGGCAAGTGCGACTACATCCACGGCGAGGAGGAGCTGAAGGCGCTCTGCAAGGAGAACGGGACCGTCGGCTTCATCTTCGACGGCATCTCCAAGGAGGGACTCTTCCGCGACATAATCTCCGGAGGCATCCTGCCGCGCAAGGCGTTCTCGATCGGCGCCGCCGACGACAAGCGCTACTACCTCGAAGCGCGCCGCACGAGCGTTCCTGTCAAGCTCATCACCTCGCACGACGCGGTCGTCGAGGCCGCCGTCGCCTATGACGAAGACCTCTTCTGCAAGTTCAACCTCTTCCACATCAACGTCCGCGGCAAGCGTTCGACCCGCAACCTGATGTACTCCATCGGGCTCGTGATCGCCGGTATCGTCATCGGCGCGCTGCAGGTCGACAGACTGCTGAAATCCGAAACGGGCTTCCAGTTCACCCCGTCGCTGATACTCGCCGCCGGCATGATCGTGCTCGGCGCGTTCTGGGCGCCGCTGATGAACCGCATGATGAAAAAGCAGCTGCTCCTGCACTGGAACACACAGACGCAGCTTCACTCCCTGGTCAACATCATCCGCCTCTCGCCCGAAGGCGCATACGTCTTCAGCGACAACGGCACTGACACGACCGAGACCTATCTGGGTTTCGACCAGATAAGCAAGGTGTATGAGACCGACGATGCGTTCTATATCTACTTCACCTACAACAACGCGGTGCTGCTGAACAAGGCGGATATCGAAAAGGGCTCCGTCGAAGCGGCGCGCGAGCTCTTCATCGAGCGCCTCGGCGGCAAATTCTCGGATAAGTATTTCAAGGGAAAGAACAAGTAA
- a CDS encoding HPr family phosphocarrier protein — translation MTRIKIALTTINDVKAFVDAVSRCDFAVDLSGGRYTVDGKSIMGIFSLDLSQPLDLLAYTDDPAFAESMAPFAVE, via the coding sequence GTGACAAGAATCAAGATCGCGCTGACGACAATCAACGACGTGAAAGCCTTCGTCGACGCCGTGAGCCGCTGCGACTTCGCAGTCGACCTTTCCGGCGGACGCTACACCGTGGACGGCAAGTCCATCATGGGCATATTCAGCCTCGACCTTTCCCAGCCGCTCGACCTGCTCGCCTACACCGACGATCCGGCGTTCGCGGAAAGCATGGCTCCGTTCGCGGTCGAATAG
- the mtaB gene encoding tRNA (N(6)-L-threonylcarbamoyladenosine(37)-C(2))-methylthiotransferase MtaB, whose protein sequence is MRYKIVTLGCKANQYDSAYMSRLLTAAGHVAVSESPELCIINSCTVTAIADGKSGKALRRARRENPDAVIVLTGCMAQTREDAAAAFPEADMIIGITEQRDIVRLLDGHLKKGGRSVLVGENNGGVSSFIEAFPAHSRAFLKIEDGCDNFCAYCVIPYARGRVRSKPEDAVLDEIATLTDGGYNELVLTGINMSAYGRDFGGSFLGLLKKIGEQGKAKRVRVSSIDPNLLTDEFIEAAGKMDFLCPHFHLSLQSGCDATLARMGRRYTTEFLASAAEKLRAAIPNVQFTGDVIVGFPGETEEEFAATCEFVGRLRPLDLHVFPYSRRKGTRAASMPDQVPQEIKRLRSEKLIALVNAIRAEVIAEAEKRPLSVLFETEKGGVFEGFSREYIPVKRKGAYRCGEVFDVAPEA, encoded by the coding sequence ATGAGGTACAAGATCGTCACTCTCGGCTGCAAGGCGAATCAGTACGACAGCGCGTATATGTCCCGGCTGCTCACCGCGGCGGGACACGTTGCCGTAAGCGAGTCGCCGGAGCTTTGCATAATCAACTCCTGCACCGTCACCGCGATCGCGGACGGCAAGAGCGGCAAGGCGCTGCGCCGCGCGCGGCGCGAAAACCCCGACGCCGTCATAGTGCTGACCGGCTGCATGGCGCAGACGCGCGAGGACGCGGCCGCGGCCTTCCCCGAGGCCGATATGATAATCGGGATAACCGAACAGCGCGACATAGTCCGCCTGCTCGACGGGCATTTGAAAAAGGGCGGCAGAAGCGTCCTCGTCGGCGAGAACAACGGCGGCGTTTCTTCGTTTATAGAAGCGTTCCCTGCGCACTCCCGCGCCTTCCTGAAGATCGAGGACGGCTGCGACAACTTCTGCGCCTACTGCGTAATACCCTACGCGCGCGGACGCGTGCGCTCAAAGCCGGAGGATGCGGTGCTCGACGAGATCGCCACGCTGACCGACGGCGGCTACAACGAGCTGGTGCTGACCGGAATAAATATGTCCGCCTACGGCAGGGACTTCGGCGGCAGCTTCCTCGGGCTGCTGAAAAAGATAGGGGAGCAGGGGAAGGCGAAGCGCGTGCGCGTTTCGTCGATAGACCCTAACCTGCTGACCGACGAATTCATAGAAGCGGCGGGGAAGATGGACTTCCTCTGTCCGCACTTCCACCTTTCGCTGCAGAGCGGATGCGACGCGACGCTCGCCCGTATGGGCAGGCGGTACACGACGGAGTTTCTCGCCTCGGCGGCGGAAAAGCTACGCGCCGCGATCCCGAACGTGCAGTTCACCGGCGACGTGATCGTCGGCTTCCCCGGCGAGACGGAGGAGGAATTCGCGGCGACCTGCGAATTCGTCGGGCGGCTGCGTCCGCTCGATCTGCACGTCTTCCCGTATTCGCGCCGCAAGGGCACCCGCGCCGCGTCGATGCCCGATCAGGTGCCGCAGGAGATCAAGCGCCTGCGGAGCGAAAAGCTCATCGCGCTCGTGAACGCCATCCGCGCCGAAGTCATAGCGGAAGCGGAAAAGCGCCCCTTGAGCGTGCTTTTCGAGACGGAAAAGGGCGGTGTTTTCGAGGGCTTCTCGCGCGAGTATATCCCCGTGAAACGCAAGGGCGCCTACCGCTGCGGCGAGGTCTTCGACGTCGCGCCGGAGGCGTGA